Below is a window of Mucilaginibacter ginkgonis DNA.
TAGGTATTTTCAGGCATCCATTGTTGACCAAGTCCTTTGCATTATTAATATTATTAGTATCTCTTTCTGGCTCGAAAGGAAAAAAGGAAGAAACCGTTACTGGGGGAAACTGCATTGCGTATTGTGTGTTGGGTATTTTGCTTTTCTATTGTACATCGATCTTCTTAGATATTAAAGGGAATTATTATTTTATTTCAATTCTTTATATATCACTTACAACTATCGGATATCTCGCTGTCATTTACGGTGCCAGCCGGCTTTTCAGAATAATTTCAGCAAATTTAAAATTCGACATATTCAATAATGAGAATGAAACATTTCCACAAGAGGAACGACTGTTAAACAATGAATTCTCAATTAACCTGCCGGCGGAATATTACCTAAAATCTCAAAGGAGGAAAAGTTGGATAAACATCATCAATCCTTTCCGCGGCTCCCTAATTTTAGGAAGTCCTGGAGCAGGAAAATCCTATTTCGTGATAAGGCACATCATCACCCAGCACATCCAGAAAGGGTTCAGTATGTTTTTATACGACTTCAAGTTTGCCGATTTAAGCCGCATAGCCTACAACGCACTTTTACAATATGCTGGCAACTATTCCATAAGGCCAAGATTTTATGCGATTGATTTTGATCACATCAAACATTGCTGTAATCCTCTCGAACCCGGAACCATGCATGACATCATGGATGCCATGGAGTCTGCACGTATATTTATGCTTGGCCTAAACAGGGAATGGATCAAAAAGCAGGGCGACTTTTTTGTGGAATCACCAATAAATTTCGTTACCGCAATATTCTGGTTTTTAAAGAAATTTGAAAATGGAAGATTCTGTACCATACCACATGCGATCGAGTTGGCACAAGTCGATTATAAAGATTTGTTTGCCTTATTGAAGACAGAACCCGAAATCGAGGTGCTCATCAACCCGTTTATATCTGCATGGCAAAATGAAGCGAGCGACCAGCTGGAGG
It encodes the following:
- the mobC gene encoding conjugal transfer protein MobC; the protein is MQTGENEQALKKVIDFTRFLSILVLLLHYYFICYGLFRHLHITHPAADRVLANVFRLGIFRHPLLTKSFALLILLVSLSGSKGKKEETVTGGNCIAYCVLGILLFYCTSIFLDIKGNYYFISILYISLTTIGYLAVIYGASRLFRIISANLKFDIFNNENETFPQEERLLNNEFSINLPAEYYLKSQRRKSWINIINPFRGSLILGSPGAGKSYFVIRHIITQHIQKGFSMFLYDFKFADLSRIAYNALLQYAGNYSIRPRFYAIDFDHIKHCCNPLEPGTMHDIMDAMESARIFMLGLNREWIKKQGDFFVESPINFVTAIFWFLKKFENGRFCTIPHAIELAQVDYKDLFALLKTEPEIEVLINPFISAWQNEASDQLEGQIASAKISLARLSSPQLYYVLSKSDFTLDINNPEEPKIVCVGNNPQKQQVYGAVLSLYVSRMIKQVNQKGKLKSSLIFDEFPTIYVNNMDSLIATARSNKVATTLAVQDYSQLKKDYGREHAEVIMNIVGNVISGQVNGDTAKQLSERFGKIMQERQSLTLNSQDTSVNKSTQLDFAVPASTISSLSSGEFVGMVADDPSNKINQKVFHSEIINDHQALKDEEMAYKDIPNIRKVTDLQISENFAGIRMDIEMILKSITI